The stretch of DNA gtttttgCATCTCTTGCAGATTAGTAATTCTTGAGCACTGGTTtacaatcttgaaaattatatgTGCGTACTGAGTTTTGTCCCTCCCTGCCGGCTTGTCCATGAACAGATTCAGCTTTTCGAGGACTATAAAGTACCCAATCAATTAAACCTAGCGGttgttataatttatttttgcaGACAACGAGCAGCATTCAGTATAAGTAAACATCTATGAATCAGGGTCTCGTGAAGATCGAGAACTGAAGAACAAATTCTTTAAAGACAGTGGTAACTGTGGCCTTGCAGCTCACTGGTAGCAACAAGTTCCCAGCCATATCTTCTGCTCGGTCGCTGCAACAACCACAATATCCCTCTTCATCCCCGACTTCTTCCTACACAGATGAAATACCATTTAATATAAAGTCTACTGTATTCATTTCTTTTCATaatgcaaaaataaaaaaatagatgTGCGCACAGAGATCTTTGGTGTCCAAGCTTTTGTGCTGACCCATGGCAAAGGTTCAGTGCCTAAAGGTCGAAATCTGTACTCCCAAAACTTCTTTTGATGAAGCTAATAAACTCTCGCGAAATTATACATTGGAGAACTCTTCGTTATCCCTGTCAATTTTATCGTAAACATTAAATCAAAGACAGTTTCCATCTTAAATTAAAGTGGATGCATTCTTTTATGTAttaaatgacaatataaattcACTCTCGAAATGTTGTAAGTTGTAACGTCAGTTTCTTGtagaaatatttatatttaatatttctgATCTAAATATTTGGCTCCAATGGTAACAATCAATAAACACTTGAATCAATTTTCTGTTAAAGTTGCTCGTTTCTATATTTTCCTTCTCCCGATCCCTTTTGAATTTTACCTTACATTCTTTCAATACTTGTCTAGGTTCTGTCGCTGCATACAATTATCGTGAATAATTTACAGTATGAATGAATGAAGGTTGGGGTAATAGCTAACTATTCATCATGTGAAGTGATGTATCTGTCGTCACATCACTTCCGTTTGAGATTTTGAGAATCTTTTGAACGAAACCCTAAAAAATGTTGAAAGACGTCCCAAGTAAAAGAGagaataaaaacataaatataaaAACGGTGTGGGGTTTTTCTTTGTTGTCACGTATGCGATGATGCAGAAAAAAAGGTTCACCCCCGCTCCTTTCACGTATTGAATTTGAATAAATGGAATATAAGTAAATATAAAGCTTTTGAAAAGCATTTTTTTGACAGTAGTTTggaattgattttaaaaaacttgATGGATAGTTAATATATgaccaattattattattattgttttttttttacatgttatcaaatattttttgcTCAAATTGAAGTTTTAGTTcattaatttgattttttttaaaattttattttttgatgtgatattgatGTGACATTGATATTGCAGTACTGATATGGCGTTAATGTAAGTATATATTGACGCATAACGATTCTCAATAGAAAAAATATAATCGTGAGAAATTGAAAAATACATGTCTAAAActgaaatttaataatatatatgatCAAAGTCGTAAAAAAATGaatataaaaaacaaaacataCCAATTTTCCAATAAAGATATATAATTGACGGAAGTTACGTTTATATGCTGTAATTTTATCGTGTATTATACAACACATGTACATAGGACATTAgtatcaaataatttttcttccGCAGGCGAAAACTAACAACCACCACTCACCAATAAGTATCATAATTGCGTATTAATATGATTGAAGAATTCCTAATGCGAGTTTTCcgtgttatatatatattggactATTGTTTCacttcaaataattattaggaaaaattacattttatgttctttatatttgttttttatAATTTCGATTTTTTATATTGTCAATTATAGTTGTAATATAacatttttgtttgtttgttgtaatttcagttgttttTCCTATATGATGTTTATATATCACTTATTTCTGTAATATTATATCATCATTCtcgataaaaataattaaaattaccaaaaattGTATAAGACTAAGGCTGAAATTTATTAATTATGAGTTATAAAAACAACCATAAATGACCAAAACTGTAATTTTATATAACTATGAAAAAATCACTAATATAGTTATCTGTTAAATTATTAAACTAATCAATATAACTATTTTGGTTAtctacaaaataattaaatgattaatttttttttttcaaaagtaTTGCTATAACTTGAAATGAAACAATAATCAATATAGCTAATAGTTTTTTCAAGGGGTTCATACACTGTTAAATAGTAAAAGTATTTAGTATGTTGTAAGATGGTTTCACAGATTTTTATCCGTAATATGTGCCAACTTTgcctatatttataataataagtaatatttttgacataaaaattaatattgttCAATGAGTGACCTAAATAGAGGATCAATCTCAAAAAATTGACTTGTCTCAcaaattttgtttttgaaaaatatttactaaAAAATATAGTAAAAGTAAATATATGTATTCTCTCTTAATCAAAACATCTATTGCTTTAACAGTTCATAAAAAGATACTATTCATTTTCTCCCTGACATTATTAAATTACTCAGAATCATAATATTTGTTGTTAAAATAATCCAATTATtttgatgaattttcttttgaaGAGCGGAACATTTATAAATGTTTTTTTGTTGTTGGAATAATTTGATCGTATATATTTTAGCGGACATGATAATCGGAGCAAAGTTACACACAGATTTTGCTTTCTAATGGGGGTCCGACGTGTCGACTACCggggaaaatttttaaatttaattaagttCGATAGGTTTCGTAATTACAACTAACTTTTCGgggataatcttttcaaagatttTAATAAATGAGAGTAATCTGACGATCTTGTTGGTACTTTCGGTCTTTCATTTTGTGAGTGAAATTTCTACAAATCTGTTTAATTAGTATCATACCAAATCATTTACTTCGAAAGTTCCAACCCAAAATGCTCACTTTTGTCTCTTACTTAGATAACATATTAaaactaatatttaaaatataaaaaattaaaatcgcaaaataaaattcaaaggaCCAAAATTGGAAATTTTCTAATATGATAATATAGCAAGTTCTTTCTAAAAGTACAtaaattttatcaaaaaaataatacaaGAAGCTAACTATTTATATTGACATCctaaattattttcaaatttattctTACTATTTTTTCTCTTCGCTCATTTACTTGTTCTCCTTCTTACCAACAACCACAAAACGTGATTAAAGAACTCCAAACGTGCGCATTTTGAGCATAAATTTTCTGTCACAAATCATTTAACATATGTTGTTAAACGGTTTAGATTTATAACATGTGTTTCgtacaaaaatattaatatcatttttaaaaacTGTATATCTAAACCGTATAGCAGGAGATGTAAATGGTTTTATAGCAGAAGAAAATTTTCCTCACATTTTGTGTTCTATAATCAACTAGAACTATTGTTTTGCTGCCAAAAGAATGgattaaaaagaaaatggaataattatttcaaatttatggtcaaaaaagttatttttttaatctctcatatttttcacggcaaataatttaaaaacataCTGACTTTGGATCAATGAGACGGTGAATTTATGTATTACTAACTTTATATAATAACCAATATTCTGTGTTACATCATTTTTCTATAATAAATACAATGCCTCGACCATATCTATGCATCATCATGTTTGAATTTAGCCATGTTCGAGAGTTCATCTACTGCTTCAACCAAGTGATCTAGCCTAGCCACAAATTCAATAAGCAACGAGGTAAAAGTTGCAAGTGACAGGTTTGTAGTACTCTCCAGTGCCTGCATTTTAGGAACCGAATCCTTGTTAAAGCCTCTATCGTCTTCAAAAGCATCAACTTCTCTAGATGGCCAAGAATATTGCTTTCTCGAATGCTTCCTCATTGTCTCATGATACGATTCAACCTGCAACGGTACCGTAGTTCCCAGAAGTTGATTTGGGGTATCAAGATTTTGTTCTAAAAGTTTCAAATCAAGATCAGAAAAAGTTGATGACAGTGATTGAGCAAGCTTTGTTTGTGGCATCGGTGAATTATCCGGTGGGTCGTAGGTAGATGTTAGGAGATACGAGTGCATGTCTATGGCCCTTTGCAGTCTTCCAGTCGAAACATGAACCTGTTTAAGGAGGCAAGATTTGTGGCTCCATTGCATGTTGGCTATATCTTGGCCTAGGTACCGAACTAGCTCTGCTGCCACGCTTGATGCTTCTTGGATCTCTTTTTGGAATGTAATCCTAAGGTTATACGGGGCCTGATACAAAGAAAGAAATATGTATCAGATAAAGGgccgaatttttttttgttccaAACTTATCATCTGGTAAATAGTGTTAATAATGAAATACGCACAAAGACTAAAGTTCTCTCAATTATTGGCTTTTCCTATCAAATAATACAAACTTTATATCTGTACTCTTTTTCTGAATATATTCTTAAGTTGATGCTTTATGTTCTTAGGTAATTAGAAAGGCCTTATATTATGTTTCGGCTTTTCTTCATCATAGAAAGCCACTGGAGGAGAATCATTTCCATGATGATCATCTGTGTATCTTATATATGGCAGACCTGTTTCAGACATGCTTGAGGTTTTAGAAATTTGTGTTCAATAGATTTGGGTCGAGCTCATGAATCATGCTTCAATGTCGTCGATATCAAAATTTCCAACAGATGAATGTTCCAAGACCTGAATTTCAGAGTGTAGCACACCGTGAAGTGCCATGACCTCGTATGCGCAATAGCGTAGGACTGCACCGACTTTCACGTATTCAGACCATGGATAAAAGAAGTGATTGAACCTTCCATGGGGTGGCTCCCATTTAGCAGAACTGGCCTGGAAAACAGATGCAGAAAAAATTGTGAGCATTTGCCGATTATATTTCTTTTTAACCTCATTCATccacaaaagatcagatatggTACCAAAGTTTCAAATTTTGAGGCAGAGTTCAAAGTCAACCGGCATTTTCTGTACGCAGGTTCATCTGGAAACTCGTCCATGACAGTCTTTGTGAACTCGGGTTGTTCGGATCCATCGTTTTGCAAGTATTTCCGAACACATTCTAAAATCCAACAAATGTCCAAAGCACCAATGATTAATATCAAACAGTGAATAATACGTAGTCAAAGTTGGACTCTTGACACTTCTGTTTAATAGCAGGGCGGACTACTCAACAGAACCGAGCAAAGGTAGTTTTTCCCACTCTACGAAAATCATCTGAGTGTTCCCGATTAATGTACATTACTATTATAGATTGCAAGTATACAAATTGTATGTTACACAATGGTTCATAATTTGAAATACCTTCAAGTGCATCAGCAACTGAAGCAAAGTTGTTCACAAGTTCTTTATGCAACTGTTCTCCAGCCCATATAGGAAAAATCAATAGATTAACTAATACTGCAACTATCCCTCCAATGGCGATAGAGTAGAGCCGATCCATGGCAGTTCTTAATGGACTTCCCATTCGATAACCAGAAACGATGATCAAACAGTAGGTGAAAAGCATTACTCGAAATCCATACTCGTATGGAACTAAGGATGGCCATAACTTCATGAATGAAGTAACAGTTCCTATAAAATGTTAAAACGTTGTTTCTTAGTGTAATACACTCAGTGTCAGGCGAAGGGGCGGAAATAGTTTAAAATACGTACCAACAATGAAGATACTAAAACCAATTATAATTGGTTCAGCTACATGGCCGGAGCTTAAAGCTATCTGAGCTACGGCTATAGCAATGACTCCAGCCAGCAGACTACCTAGTGCTCGGTTGAATCCTCGGTTAAATGTGGCACCTAGCATTCGTATAAAAAAATGCATGGAATATGATCAAATACGTACCTCGGAAATAACAATAtgtgaaaaacttttgagctgATTTTATTCGATCTTATATACATACCGACTGTGTATTCAAACATGATGGCAACAGTTAGGATAGACCAGATAATATTGGTGCCAAAAACTTTGTAAGGATCTCGACATAATATCAAGAGCGATACAACGAGAACTGCGAGGCCAACTTTAAGAGAGAACGTTACTCTATCTACATCTTCTTTGCAAAATTCCCAGACACTCAAAATGAAGCTTTTGCACGAAAAGTCAACTCCGTCTACAAAATTTCTCTTAGTATCTGATATTTTCTCTTTGCTGATGGGAGGTATTTTGATTTCAACACTACCCTTTTTACCATTCATTCTTCAACGAAGAAATATGAACACTTCTAAATCCCAACTCTTGTCGAGTCTTTTATACTAGTTCTTGATCTTCGTCGACTAGAACAGAAGTGCTGCCACACGAGATAAGTGCTTCTTTTAAGGCACGGAGAAAACAGATGAAACAACTGAGACGAGGCATATGAGATTTAAAGAAGGGACATGGCTAAGTGGCTGATATATGCAAGTAGGATTAGGAAATAACGAGTGGTCAAGATATGAAGCATTGGAAAAAGAATAAATACAGCAATAATAGAAGAAAGAATGGAGCTAACACCTTGGATAAAAGATGCTTAACAATTACGTGGAATGGTCGACATAGAATTAGAATCTAACCATTTTAGAAGATTAATTGTTCAGTACTGTTTATTCTCCTTAATTTTTACTCTATAAAATATCTCGTGATCTCGTCACTCacttcattattttttaaaccAGTGTTTCCTGTGAAAAATGCTTAGCAATGCAACATTCATATTCAAAAAGCTAGGCCATGGAAGCCTCTGGGAGAAATATAAACAGTACATGGTGATCACTAATAACCCTTTGAAATTCAACAAGTTGTTGCAATCATAAATTTTGGAATATGTCTCATTCCTTTACAATCCTCAATCGATCCCTTGTGATATTATCGGGATGTGTCAAGATTAAGTCTCAATAATTTTCGTCCTTGAATGTTCCATGGAACGTAATCCTTAAGATCTAATTTCtgtaagctacttattcacaaCAAAATTCGGAAATGTTCATTCATATATATCCTTTATGTCAAGCTTTTGAATGCATGGGCTACTAGGTATGATATTTATCTCAGGACCCACAAAATTATTTCATGTTATTTACAACTGACAAAATTGATCCCCAAAATAAGTGTTTTTTTACGTGTTTAGACGTAAAAAAAGACTTAAAAAAAAGTGACTACGAATTTTTTTACGTAATTTTGCAAGTTTATAAAAGAAAAGTTCAGTATTTGCAAACATTATCTTAATCACTAAGACATTCCGTGTATTCAGTTTTTACAGAAATGAGACTATCTTCGTTGTGGTATAATTATATGTATAATATCTTAATTCCACACTATTAGGGGATTCTTTAGTGCAAAATCGTTGTTAAATTTGTTTTGAAGCCGTGTTAGAAAAGTGTAGCATAGCTTTGAGACAACACTATCTCCTCCATCATATGCTGATGCTGGAATTGGATGCTTCAACGTGTCATATCACACAAATGCTGTAAAATATGTGCCTGAACCACGACAATATTCAAATCCTGAAGGGACCATCGATCCTTGACTTCatcggaaattttttttttctttttatatgaTCTTTAATTGATCATACAAGATATATAGAAATTCGATTGGAATGATATAGATTTTAATATCACCATAATTTAAATATGAAATAAATTTggataattttaattatattaaaaaaattaagagaCCAGGAAGTATAACAGCGTTTGTAGTCCAACGGTTAGGATAATTGCCTTCCAAGCAATAGACCCGGGTTCGACTCCCGGCAAACGCAGTGGACTTTTTTTACGATGACTCACCTGACATACAGGTGCATTGGAAAAAAATATGCGGATAAagtttttttctttaatttttagaGCTAAAAATGTGAATAGTTTTGGATCCACAAAATTCCGATTGCCGTCAACCCAATTTCTTTTTGATAGCCACGAATTCCGATTGCCGTCAACCCAATATCTTTTTATAGATTCGTCCTTGGATTCCAATGGGATAGAGTTTTCCAATTTTGAGTTGAACcataaatttttgggaatttcATGGAAGTTCGCTTGGCTCTTCTTCAACTTTTATTAATGTCATGAGAATTACCAAACTAATGCGATAATCTATAAATCAAGTTAACAAAGTAAATCATGTTGACTGTCCTATAAGATATATTCACCCAAAAAAATAttagtaaaaaaaatcaaacacaCTTGTTCCATCAAGTTAAACACGTTTAGGACAGCCAATGATAATtgcaagagtgagtctcatctgagaccgtctcacggatattaatttgtaagacggatcaaccctacgaatattcacaataaaaagtaatactttttcatggatgacccaaataaaagatccgtctcacaaatacgacatgcgaaaccgtctcacacaagtttttgtccaatTACAAATAGTGACATTCATGGTTTGACCCACATAGGTAGCTttctaaatgaatttttttCTCTATGTCCGTACCCCAAATGAATTCAGCCAAGACATTGGTCCAAACCCTTTTATCAACGAATGGTCGAACATTGTTTAAACGTTTGAAatgtaattattattattatttatatattctaTAAATTTTTTCGTATATTgaactttttaaaaaatttagccAGTCCTTGATAAATATCGCCGCTCGGTGGCTCTTCCCCAACTTAATTGAGTTGTTGAAGTTTCACGTGTAAAAACGGATGGATTTGCCAATCATGCAGTTTTGGCATTTTGCTTATTTAATTTCTTAATAAAAAGAAAGCAAAATTGTAAACTACGCTGACAACGTGTCGTgttcagatatgatttcataTCTTCTGTCTTTATCTTTATTTAttagatttttaattttatctGCCTTCTCATATCTttcaaaaaatcaaatatttataccttattcaaatattttattattatctataATTACATTTTCTCAAATTTGAATAATTTCGATTAAATTATGAATATTTACTAAATTGTTGAGatcaatgaaaaaaaaaaatataaaaattagcaaattaaaaattataaaaaaatattagaaatatTAGAAATATTTATTCTAACATCATTAtccaacaaaaatatatattaataatcatCTTTGTTTCATCCAACTAAATTCATTCAACAAAAAATATTAGAATAACATCATAACCGAAAAAGCATTTATACTAATGACCCAGACACACATGTTGGGTGCGTGACGTATTGTATATTGGATATGTTGCTTACTCAATTTATAGAATGAATGTTGGATATTTGTGACTCGAAAAGAATATTGTGATAC from Primulina eburnea isolate SZY01 chromosome 6, ASM2296580v1, whole genome shotgun sequence encodes:
- the LOC140834549 gene encoding aluminum-activated malate transporter 9-like, whose product is MNGKKGSVEIKIPPISKEKISDTKRNFVDGVDFSCKSFILSVWEFCKEDVDRVTFSLKVGLAVLVVSLLILCRDPYKVFGTNIIWSILTVAIMFEYTVGATFNRGFNRALGSLLAGVIAIAVAQIALSSGHVAEPIIIGFSIFIVGTVTSFMKLWPSLVPYEYGFRVMLFTYCLIIVSGYRMGSPLRTAMDRLYSIAIGGIVAVLVNLLIFPIWAGEQLHKELVNNFASVADALEECVRKYLQNDGSEQPEFTKTVMDEFPDEPAYRKCRLTLNSASKFETLASSAKWEPPHGRFNHFFYPWSEYVKVGAVLRYCAYEVMALHGVLHSEIQAPYNLRITFQKEIQEASSVAAELVRYLGQDIANMQWSHKSCLLKQVHVSTGRLQRAIDMHSYLLTSTYDPPDNSPMPQTKLAQSLSSTFSDLDLKLLEQNLDTPNQLLGTTVPLQVESYHETMRKHSRKQYSWPSREVDAFEDDRGFNKDSVPKMQALESTTNLSLATFTSLLIEFVARLDHLVEAVDELSNMAKFKHDDA